A window of Mercenaria mercenaria strain notata chromosome 16, MADL_Memer_1, whole genome shotgun sequence contains these coding sequences:
- the LOC123541143 gene encoding uncharacterized protein LOC123541143 translates to MFYNFVFQCFLLLVWMPAANARIRRYSMVNSSSVRYTNTLKHHLNTPRVKCVALCDDTGGCSSVNHNSITNRCELTSHIPRVQDPSEVDEPDWRVYYHDPLIRGVNAWQNSTFLNATFVNETFVNDTQGSLSAELAIDGNRTNTAVESDLPCARTNGSYSNWTMEFERVVEVSYVTIYFRNDMENNHRNSNLSLLVSATRLDSENGVGMDCATYPGPPASPALPIKVTCTTAVLGKFLKIIHNSEDYLTLCEVEVYSV, encoded by the exons atgttttataattttgttttccaaTGCTTTCTGCTTTTGGTGTGGATGCCGGCTGCAAATGCTAGGATACGCAGATATTCTATGGTTAATTCATCGAGTGTTAGGTACACGAACACTCTTAAACATCATTTAAACACTCCGAGGGTAAAATGTGTTGCACTGTGCGATGACACCGGCGGGTGTTCGTCCGTCAATCATAACTCGATTACGAACAGGTGTGAGCTAACCAGCCATATTCCAAGGGTCCAGGATCCTTCGGAAGTAGATGAACCTGACTGGAGGGTGTATTATCACG ATCCCCTTATCCGTGGTGTGAATGCATGGCAAAATTCAACATTCCTTAATGCAACATTCGTTAATGAAACATTCGTCAATGATACCCAAGGTTCACTCAGCGCCGAACTCGCTATAGATGGCAATCGCACAAACACTGCAGTGGAATCAGATTTACCGTGCGCCCGTACCAATGGTAGCTACTCCAACTGGACCATGGAATTTGAGCGTGTTGTAGAAGTTTCTTACGTCACTATCTACTTCAGAAACGACATGGAAAATA ATCACAGAAACTCCAATTTAAGCTTGTTGGTGTCGGCAACCAGACTAGACTCCGAAAATGGCGTTGGTATGGATTGTGCTACCTACCCTGGGCCCCCGGCATCGCCGGCTTTACCCATAAAGGTCACGTGCACTACAGCTGTACTGGGAAAATTCCTGAAGATCATACATAATAGTGAAGACTATTTGACCCTTTGCGAAGTTGAGGTTTAttctgtataa